tggtgcagactaccgtgatgttgtccttcgatgtaatatatgttaaagGGAGACGTTTGATAGAATAAGAACCCTTATCGCTCGATCCAAATTGAGAATAAGGCATATTATGATAATTATCgtcaactgtataataaaagcaccagtaacattaacTGCAATAAtctcagatgttactgaagcttagGCTGTGCAGTAGTATGAGTGTTGTAGGGAGatatctataataaaaatgataaacttacacaaccagagtacaaacaaacaataatgaagctatgtggtcgaggctgagagggtttttatgaccttatcatggctccagagaccaactattatggagccatatggatgagttcctctaccttatgcattacgatttcggAACCTTTAGACCTTTTTCTGacattgacaagtttttggaccatataaaagagatgtatccactttaattatttggttttgtataatatatttttactctatgctgactgtttactgattagctaacatttctcaaggtcacttaagatttgTACAAAGGCCGTCCATAAATTGCAGTCTCGCCATTGTTAAACAATTGTACTCAATGATACTAAATAACTGCCTAGTTGACTTATCTATTGGTATATAGGTTTTCGCTCTTTGTAAACATAAAAATATCTGCAAATTGTTACGATAGTATACATCCATTTACATAGATATCAATACCAaagttggacttgatagtttcaaataaattgagcattgggtagagagttaataataaatatgttttcgTTATATCCCAATGGGTAGAAAGATTAtgtttctgacgtttcgtgacttgccacttcttcagagtaaataaataaccgatattaaattaacacaagtttaaatagtacaaagaaaacattaagtcacgaaacgttagaaaCACAATTCTTCTACCCActgagatataacaaaaatatacttattaTGGATGTTTACATAGTTTTGTCAGCTTTCAAAACGCACCTACTAATGAACTAATTTAGAATTCAGTTGTAGTATATCAAGTAAGCTCTAATTACCGTTACCATGTAACCATGGGACGAATATGAAACATTATACTAGGACTCTGATTCAGTGGAACTCAGTAAAAtcagaaaacaaaaatattagtTTGACCgaagttcatttattttaaagaaactTATTATCAATTTTATGTCTTTCCTCAATTGTATCATAGTGATGTGTCATTTAACAGTGTTATCTAAATTGTTTTAAACTGTGTACTCtttttttagtaaaaaaaaatgCTTAATGGGCTTTTGTGATACTGGACAAAGCGGTCCACGTTAACGATTCAAGGATGAGTCTGAGGTTTTCGGAAACTTTTGAAATCGCTCTTAATAACTTTATTGCCGTTAGTTACTTTATTAACCTAAAATTGTTGTTTGTGAAATACTTTTTTGATTGGTTGTCTTTATAATTAAAGCCCTGTCATAATTCAGATTTGAATATGAGAACAGTCTGTATCGAAATCGATTTTCAGAATTTAGAAGTGATTATCCACACTTGATGTTCCTTTGATGAAATAAAGGTAATTGTAAGGTTGTATTGAACGAAAATTTTACAAAGTGTATGTGATATTGGTTGGAATAGAGAACAGAGTATTCATCATAGAAGTGTAAATCAGTAGGGtttttaaagtttttttcttCACTATATGTCATGCAATCGTAACTAAAACATTTGTTTTCTTCAGGGAAACTGGTACGTTAAATTTTTGCAGCATATAACTTTGGATTAAAAAATTTAGGTCATTGATAACCCACATTAATTCTGAGGCTTCTCAGTGTCCAACAGGTGAATCTTAGAAATATCTATTGTTATGCATATTAATTGTCGAGAGAACCAAATTTTCCTTCATTTCTTTAAACACGTCTATTTTGTATGTCTTTTGAACCTATCTGACTGAAGAATAAGATCTATTGTGCAAAAATATAGAAGTATCAAAATAGATAGACACTATTCGTCGatgaaattattcaatcataaaataatttttgcATCTTACAAATTTACCTTAGTCTAGGGTTATATTTTTATAAGTAACCGATTTGCTCAAAAGTAAGCCATATGCTAGTTCATATGTCTAATATCTCAATTCACTTAATTATATATTTGACTGTGTAAATAAAATGCAACAGATGGTCTGAGTTCTCGATCCAAACATTTTAAATCATCATATACACGGAAACAAATGTCATAGCCAGATGCGATGTTATCAATTCAAGTTTTGGTAAGTTTCTTTCGAAGTAAAATGTTGTTATCATATACAATAACGGTTAAAAGTAATGTATTACTTTAAAGTGACTTTCATGGAAATTCAACACGTTTTTGTTGGTGACTACATTTTCAAGCTGCTCACAACCGTTATTAGTTTACtttgttgataaacaaggatACTCCACTGGCGATTTAATCACACTAAATAGAATGGTGGGACTTTTAATGCAGAAAGGCTTCTTAAATATTTTGTGAATATCGTAAATTAGTAATTTTGTTAAGTGATACTTGTAATTTCAATTAATTGCGTGTAACCACTTTCGGGATTTACATTGAAAGTTTAACAAAATGATTTGGGAAAGGTTAAGCAAATGAAAAGCTTACCTCAGTAAGAAATGTGACGTAAGGATCTAATGATACgaaatatattaaataaattcagTTAACGTttatgaggccgatgcaccttctaacaaccacagcaacaatttttataggtacatgggacGTCCGGACAACGTGAGAGACTGGGAAGGCCAGTCAAATaacaacggaaatgaggagatataaATTGgtagtacttggaatcagcgaaacccattggacccaagctcgACAACAAAGGTTAGGTAAGGAAGGGATGctactgtactctggtcacgaaaaggaaaatgctccacacactcagggagttgctctaatactatccagagaagcacgaaatgcacttgtaggatgggaatctcacggatccagaattatcaaagcatcttTCAAGACAAAGAAGGATgagatcacaatgaatgttatccaatgttatgcacccaccaatgatagcaacgacgacgagaaagatcagttctattcgaggctgcaatcaatcacagctaagtgctcaagaaaggatgGGTACAGTATTGTATTTAAATTATGTAAGCAACATAGTTCCAGATCTCTGCATAGAACTCTCTCATAAAAACAGCGCTAAAACTATCGAAATCCTGTTGGACTCTCGCGACAGACATTGAATCAATTATCTACTACATAAGTTATATAATCCTGGGTATAACACTTTCTAAAATAGATCACGCATATTGATCACCATATCGCATTCCACCGTAATATTCTGCACATTTGACCGACTGATTTCTGTCTCATACTGTAGACGAACACAGAGCTCTGAAACATCGCTAGACACCCATCTAAGACAGCACACCATCACCTCATATCAATGATAGGCATGCTAAACATATTGGGTAAATAATATTATGGATTACGATCAAAAGGACAATTGCGAGCTTTTCATAATTCTGATACCAAGTCATTATTATACTTATTCGCTTAAATAATCTGTGCAACGTTCATGGTAGTTACAGGAGTGTTTAATTGTTATAAATTGAGTTTAAAAACACTGACTGTCGTTGTATCTGAAGTGTTataatgtgtgagtgagtgccctgtttgatataaaAACGTGCTGATCCCCGCCATTCAGAGAActgtgaattatcgatcagatccatgatacacaaaagccgtatgaacagtcttgagtacttatcagtcctgctatctgcctagcccatccagttaagtccagaacaccaataacagcctttgcaatatgaatcattattctcaaacatactgagtttatataccaaacagactgaccacatcgtaccataaaataggaaacaacatttgtacaagatttgtcCAAATGTGGCTGTGTATGTGGGGAacggtaattaatagactgaggataactcaagaacggcaaatcgtatagtaatagtctataggtcaaaataaagcttataataagagggacacgaatatgaatagttatgttacttaacaattatacaatagaaaatatacatatcatattggtccacagatagttctcaaagttaccattcataattctccacgggatacaacagaaAGTGACTTGTGACAATAGACGTTTAACTTCACATCGTAATTCACCAAAACTACTACAAGTATTCCAGGCCAATATTCATTTGCTTAACTCAAATCGCAAATAACTATTCGACAAGCACTATTTGTATATTTaatatttgatttttaaaaaagaagagGAGGAAAGTAAATCTTCAGTATTACCTTGATTTTGTGACTACGTACACCCACTACCATAAACTGACTAAAATAATCAAAACGTGCTTTTCTATGAGTATACGCGATGTTAGAAGATAGAATTGCAGatgatattaatttatttatcgaAAATCACTGGTATGAATAAGTATTCGCATTACTCTTGAGTCCATCGTGAAGTTAATCTACCTATAAATGGCGAGTAAAAATCAAAGTATGTGATAGTGTTGCTGattctgtagtgaacaagaacacgggtggggaaaATCGAATTTATTTGAGTAcagaattacagaatatctcactaaaatctgacaaccatacagtaaacagttaatttgcaaattattaatcaattgtctcaatcttgaccattcgtTCTGCAAacatcagtccatcgtctctgctttcattgttcatgcattttcataccaattgcgtttcgttcccgttctttcgttatcgatctactgaaatacattcaacgcccgaccatcattatatgctacttatgtggatataagtaacccacaccataaTTCTTTTATCGATTTTAATAGCTCACATATTGTTTTAGTCATTGTTTATACCATGAAAACGATGCCTTTCAGGCAACAGTTACTCTGGATCTGTTCAACGACTGACTCATTCctgaaatcatttcaaattaCCGGATCTATTGTTTGGACACATCAATTATATGATATAGTAATGCCCTCTGAAAGTAGTAGGTTTAGCTGACTTTAAAAATAGTTACATTTGGTCATGAAACAGACAATAATGGCAATCATGTCTGCAAAGTTAAGTAATCGTTGCAGATCACGAAGACCCTGTATCTCAGTGTAAAAAGTGGCCAAAGAATTAGATACGTGGAGATGGTGCATCATTCTGTTTTGTATTTTTacacaaaaaataaaatatacagaCATTATGATCCAATTACAATATTCCATAACGAAATACTCATTATTACAACAAAATCTGAACGACTTTATACATTTTATCTTTAATTATACCTAAAAGGTTGCGTTTACATACCAAAATATATATCATTAGGAAGAATGATGAAATAAGTTCCGTGCCTACATTTTCATATAGATGTTACGTTGTACCAAATAAGTACTTGTTACGTGTACGTAGAATTTACCAAATATATACTTGCGAAAGTGTAATGACAAAAATTATGGAGCGTTTGAAGAAACTAAGTGCATTCAACAGTGTAGACGCTATTTGAAAACTTTTAACTGTAAAATTAAGTTTGTTAATAATGTTAATATACGTTTTAATCAGTGTTTACATCAGAGAATTCTAAGCAATTGACTATCGGATCATATGTATTTAAGTTCTAAGCTAACAATCTGGAAATCACCGATTCGTATTTCGTTGTTATCTATTTTACTCTATTTTAAGTCATCAGTAAATtctatcaaaataatttaattcatttattaagtCTATGTAATAAAACAATTCTGATAAACTTATATTAATGACAGGAAATTGGCTATTAATCAAGATTTAAGTTCTTTTTTGAGAAAGTCtagaataaaattgtaaaaAATATTCAGTAGAAAGACTAATCATAATCATGATGATGGTGGTAGATTTTTTCCTATATCACATATGTAGAATAATTCAGTGTTTGAATATTAGGAAAGTCAGTTGCTACCTTAATAGCACTAATTTCAGTCATATAAAATGTCATGGTATAGTATGAACGATTTCCTAGACTAAATAAACCGTTGTAAAATCTAACAGGAGTACTTAGATTTGAGCTTCTTTTGACAGGCATTCTATTTCATTCAATCAAAATCAAGAGCCGGTATTCAAAAGGTTTGGCTTTACTCAAAGAGAAAATGTGGTGTTTACAAATTTGAAATCCCATTACACAGTTAACTTTGAATATTGAATTCCAAAAAAAGTTAACAGTAAAATTTAACTAAACTACAACTACCTGTTAAGCAGGTAAaagaaaatttgtttaaattgaatTTACCGTACGTTCACTATTATAATGATAAAACGGGTTGCATGTCAGAGATAGATGTAAATTATTGAGTGTGTCAATACATTACATCAGCAGTACAATTACATAAACTAATGAATATTAGAAGGTAATATGATGCATGCACAACATGAAAACGAACCAGATAAAAATGGATTTGAATGAATTTGCATAAATTCATTAACCCTGTCATTCGTAAATTAGCATTTTAAAAACATTATAAATGAACTTTCTTTTGACCCCATGTAGctcaatgaataataaaatggtACGTAACATGAACTGCACAGTGACGAGAAATTTTGGCATAGTTTAGAAAGGAATTCAAATTGGTTAAGTTGCCTCTAAGAAATAATTTAAAGTCACAGAAAAATAGAGTTCGAATAGCAAACAAAATTGCAATTTATTAGGAATTTTGAAACAAATAATTGTTATTTAGAGTCAGATCAACGCAACTCCAGCTGAAAACAAGTTTtggattattttttaataaagaaTGCTATGGTTCCTTAGTATAACCGATAACTCTTAGATTCATGTGCAAAGACATTTGTTAGTAGGTCATTTATTAATTCAGTTTATGATCTCACTAAATCAAATTACTGACGATTCTCTCGGAAAACCTCAGCTAACCACTGAAAACTGGCTTACATGTTTTTTGATGAAATGTTGTAATGTGAACATTGTTTATCGGCTTGTAGCAAATTATTATAGGCTTAATGAAAGGAATTTGTGATCACATCATGGTGAAAATAATCCTTAGAATCCCGTATCATTCGGAATATTTTTGGTTAACCTTTTTCATACAAACCAGCACTTATACTTCGGGCTCGCTTATAATGCTTCTGCTTAGTTGTTGTGTTACAGTGTCCAACAGTACACATCAGTTATGCTAGGTAGCATTATATCGGCAACCGTGGCGATATTATCTTTTACAAGGTttttaagaaatatattttactaGCTAAAGAAGAGCATGACTGAATTCCCTAACTAGATCTTACTCTAGCCTGTGATCTCGAACTATGACTGCTTTAGACCATCTAAAATACATAATTAATAATCGCAAAATGTTGAAGCTCAGTTTTAGTGATATAAAAGGACGAATGATATTGTATATTCTGTGCTACGGTAAGTGATCACTTGATTCAAGCGTCACAAATTTCCAAACCTGTTACTCAGACATGGAGATTGTGTTGGCTATCTTAGTTTTAGGAAGGTTAACCTACAAATCATATTTAAAATCTGAAAAGAAATAATATCTATTTAAATGAATCTATCTGTTAAATTGTTCAAAAATACTTCTATACACTTCATTCTGTAGATGAAATTAAGACTGTTCTTTCAAGTAAATCAATAATACCAGaaaaggggtttgtggagactCACGATTCCAACTATAAAATCAATAGTATCCAAAAAAGTGGATATATTCTCATTGTCATTGATTATGAATTAATGGATGAATCATTAACTTCATAACTTCCTCATACGATATCAAACAAATAGGAAAAACAAAAGTAGCATAATTTACAAAGAAATATAGTGATTTAAAGCCGCTTCATAATTCGAAACTTATTAGATAAAAAGTTATTGCAAGAAAAGCTAATGATAACCATCGTAATCAAATTTACTAagtaccattgaaaatctagtGTCAGGTAGTGTTTATTGAGAAAGGCAAGTAGATATCTTGAAGCAAAACTCGAAGCCTTTTATTTTGAAACACAACTCTGTTAAACGGACAAGGTTTAGAAATCCTCCTTGTGAAAGGTTTGCTCATGATAATTATGTTTTGCACTACAATCGAAATGAAACCTAAAGGTTTTTCATATGATAGCTACCAAAATCAGTTAGTTATAATACATACTAGTTTTCTGACTTAACGTTTTCAAGGTTTAAGAAAACCAGATGTTCATCTAAATCTTCATTTCAATGACCGCGTTTCTTTAATTAAGTCAACTACGTAGTAAAATTTTTATtactataataaaaataatgcaaCGCATAATACTTACTAAGGTGTTGTTTTATTTGCCATGAATAGGTCTGCATTAGTCTAATGTTTTAATTTGGCTTGGCCTATGGAGCATTTACTCTGAACAAAACTTAGATCTGGCTTAAAATGTTTGAATACATCTGTGTAAAAAATAAATGGCTATGATGAcgataaaatgttttatttcagtAGATCGAAAGCTATATTCTTGATTATTGTTCTGTCTATAACAAAAACACAAAAATGTCCCAATCAATTTCATGTAAGTATCAAGGATAATTTTCAAAAGGCATCACTTGAAGTTGATTGGAGACGGTTGAAAGCAATAGAAGGCGTgcttttgaagttctaagccaACTGAAAAAAACTCCATTTTCCATTTTGTTTCCATATGGAGCTGTGTACCACATGGTGTGAATTATATAATCTGAGAAAAGGGGAAGAAAACGAATTATAAGAGAGTATAAAAGGACCAAAGAAGGTGAATTTTATTTACTGCTGTGGGACGAGTGGTTCGAGTTTCTTAGCATAATTAATTATCTCAATTCTCAATATTTGCAATACACTTAATAACTGTTGAATTGTTACAAAAAAGTTTATTAAATATAGGGTACCCCCAGTAGAAGAGTTTGTTTCTAGATTGGGAAAAGGTAAAAAACATTTTTAGATTTCCTGATTTAATTGTTATTCAACATTATAGAACTGAATTAGCATCGCGATTAACAATATTGAATTTAAAGATAAACATTATATTTCGGATTCTAAATGTAAAACCAGTTCCaaattattcttttttaatGAAACCTAAATATTTGAATGCCTTGACAATGCGTTATAAATTCAATGTGAATATACTTATAGGTTAATCGATGTGAATCTGTAAGTCATGATGACTGAATAATATTTCCAATTATCACTTTCCACGTGTTTTATTTTTCTCAAAACATTCTCATATTACTGGATTTCataaattcattatcattatctgaGTTTCAATTGACCCTACTGAATATGAATGTCATGCAATCTAATTATAATCTCAAAGTTTCTGTACTTGTATTTTTGGAAAGTCTATGTACTTCGAGTTTAAATTCGTCTTCATGCATGGGTTGATTTCATCAGCGTTTGATAAGTAAAAAAAGTCATATTGAAGATGTAAATTGTATTTGAGTATTTATATACATTCACAATTCCAAAAGGTAACCCAAATTAACTATATAGTTATTAGATTTTCACTAAgaatgattgactgtgagtgaTTCAGCGACTTCAAATCATGACAGTGAGTGAAATAATAAGTCACCACTCTGCTAAACACTTTTAACAAAGAAATTTAATTACGACGCATGAAATTTAAAAACTGTTGGTAATCCATTCCACCATCTTTGTTAATTTTATTCCTATTCATCCACTCATTGAGTTCAGTTGTTTGTATATCATAGCCCATTTCATCCAATAAACTTACAACTTCAGAAACAGAGATTTTCCCAGAATTATCTTTATCCATGTAGTTAAATACACTACGCCAAGCAGCTGCCCtgtaagaaaaagaaacaaaactttataaacaaaataatgagacAAAACCTAATACTTATTTGAATTCTCTCGTAACTTTCACACTTTCAATGCGTTTTGTAATATAAAACGAAGAAATAGTTTCACCAGTGACGGAATACAGTTTGAACAATTAGTTAAAACTAGGAACTATTAAACAATTGTTCTGGAAACTATGGTGTCAGTCCGTGATAATAACTATGTTAAAATTATAGTTAAATGTAATatgtttgtaatatcccaattagTCGAAAAACTAGATTTtacgacgtttcgtgactcagtgtaagccacttcttcagagaaaaaataaccaaattcacattaatccaagtttaaatagtacaacgaaacaacacgaatattaggtgtgATCAATCATAAAACAGgtttgaataaatgaatgtcatgtcattacaaatatattatttatttataacaatctacacaATGCTCAATggatttgaaattatcaaatcaaaacttggtaatgatacctattttaaaattaaaataaacctCACAAATCACCCATATAGACGGCttttattcagtctattataACGCTCAGAAAAATCAGACATATACAGCCGACTCAACCTGGCTAACCTGAGATACACGCATTACATGTCATGAACAATTTACGTGAAATCACAAAATACAATCTTTCTTATGTATATTTTGTTGAGTAAGCCTCGATTCAATTAACGTTTAGTCCATGTTTGTGCTATCCACAGGCATTATCACTTCGCTTATCGGTCTAACTACAATTATTAATTGACATAAAAGTTACTGACTTTCAAGAAtataaaaacattaaaatataatGGAAAAAATAAATATGGCACGAATAATATATCCTCTTGATACAAAGTACCTACTCCTTTTCTTCTTTCGGAACAATATTTAGTACTTTTTCATATTCTTCTAAAGTTATTTCACCATCTCCATCTAAATCGAATGTTTCGATAAATTCCTGTTGTGTATgttgtttattttcaaaaacaaaGAATGGAAACAAGGATGAAGATAATTTCATACAAGTTAGGTTAACtcaaaatattcataaaaatgaCAATACTTTCCATATGTTTGTTAAGGCTTGTATTATCCCGTCGTTGGTATTCAGGACCAAATTTTGATAATCCTTCAGTTCATATATTCTAAATGTTGTTAAAAGTCGGctaaacaataatgataatgataataataacaacagttttattcaaattatatgTTCAGTACAGGTTTAAATTCTCAGTATATCGTAC
This genomic interval from Schistosoma mansoni strain Puerto Rico chromosome W, complete genome contains the following:
- a CDS encoding similar to 16 kDa calcium-binding protein; the protein is MDEKILLDQFRQMDKDGNGTLSRREIRQCMKLSGFNEKFLTEFIETFDLDGDGEITLEEYEKVLNIVPKEEKDFVSFSYRAAAWRSVFNYMDKDNSGKISVSEVVSLLDEMGYDIQTTELNEWMNRNKINKDGGMDYQQFLNFMRRN
- a CDS encoding putative calmodulin, which codes for MDEKILLDQFRQMDKDGNGTLSRREIRQCMKLSGFNEKFLTEFIETFDLDGDGEITLEEYEKVLNIVPKEEKEAAAWRSVFNYMDKDNSGKISVSEVVSLLDEMGYDIQTTELNEWMNRNKINKDGGMDYQQFLNFMRRN